Proteins found in one Flavobacterium channae genomic segment:
- a CDS encoding azurin: MANQVRQRLTGKYLIAVSCIFLVLSGCNNNTKTETDNKVAKEEAVTEQPVTRGDNNDLKVAEILLISDDAMKFDKKEIRVKSGQTVKLTLKHSGTMPKSAMGHNFVLLKNSINLSDFGNAAAQSKAPDYDIPSELLKDVIAHTKMIGGGETDVIEFPTPEKGTYEFLCSFPGHYAMMKGEFIVE; encoded by the coding sequence ATGGCAAACCAAGTTAGACAACGGTTAACCGGCAAATATTTGATTGCAGTATCCTGTATTTTTCTCGTGTTATCGGGCTGTAACAACAATACAAAAACTGAAACCGATAATAAAGTAGCAAAGGAGGAAGCTGTAACAGAGCAACCCGTTACACGTGGCGACAATAACGATTTGAAAGTAGCAGAGATACTTTTAATATCAGACGATGCAATGAAATTCGATAAAAAAGAAATCAGGGTTAAAAGCGGTCAAACTGTAAAACTCACGCTGAAACATTCCGGCACAATGCCGAAATCCGCAATGGGACACAACTTTGTCCTTTTAAAAAATAGTATAAATCTTTCCGATTTTGGAAATGCGGCTGCCCAATCCAAAGCACCTGATTATGATATTCCCTCAGAATTGCTCAAAGACGTGATTGCACATACCAAAATGATTGGAGGAGGAGAAACTGATGTTATTGAATTTCCTACACCCGAAAAAGGGACTTATGAATTCCTTTGTTCTTTTCCCGGACATTATGCTATGATGAAAGGAGAATTTATAGTTGAATAA